One part of the Marinobacterium rhizophilum genome encodes these proteins:
- a CDS encoding TauD/TfdA dioxygenase family protein — protein sequence MHAEQLTCSIGAELQGLNIADAINDDGLFNEIKALLLEHKVLFLRDQAISRAEHLAFARRFGELEDHPVAGSDPEHPGLVRIYKSPEQPNDRYENAWHTDATWRETPPMGAVLRCIECPPVGGDTLWANMALAYEKLPEDIKRRIAGLRARHSIEATFGAAMPIDKRLALKAQFPDAEHPVVRPHPQSGEKVLFVNAFTTHFSNYHTPDTVRYGQDFAPGASELLQYLIRQAAIPEFQVRWRWQPNSMAIWDNHSTQHYAVMDYPPCHRKMERAGIIGDRAR from the coding sequence ATGCACGCAGAACAACTGACCTGCAGTATCGGTGCCGAATTACAGGGTCTGAACATCGCCGACGCCATTAACGACGACGGCCTGTTCAACGAGATCAAGGCATTGCTGCTCGAACACAAGGTACTGTTTCTTCGGGATCAGGCCATCAGCCGCGCCGAACACCTGGCCTTCGCGCGCCGCTTCGGCGAACTCGAAGACCATCCGGTTGCCGGCAGCGATCCCGAGCACCCGGGCCTGGTACGTATCTACAAGTCGCCGGAACAGCCGAACGACCGCTACGAAAACGCCTGGCACACGGATGCAACCTGGCGCGAAACCCCACCGATGGGTGCCGTGCTGCGCTGCATCGAGTGTCCGCCGGTGGGCGGCGACACCCTGTGGGCCAACATGGCCCTGGCATACGAGAAACTGCCCGAGGATATCAAGCGGCGCATCGCCGGCCTGCGTGCCCGCCACAGCATCGAGGCCACCTTCGGTGCGGCCATGCCGATCGACAAGCGCCTGGCGCTCAAGGCCCAGTTTCCCGATGCGGAACATCCGGTGGTTCGGCCCCACCCGCAAAGCGGTGAAAAAGTGCTGTTCGTGAACGCCTTTACCACCCACTTCAGCAACTACCACACGCCGGACACTGTGCGTTACGGCCAGGATTTTGCCCCCGGCGCTTCCGAGTTGCTGCAATACCTGATCCGCCAGGCCGCGATACCCGAGTTCCAGGTGCGCTGGCGCTGGCAGCCCAACAGCATGGCGATCTGGGACAACCACTCGACCCAGCACTATGCCGTCATGGATTACCCGCCCTGCCATCGCAAGATGGAGCGTGCCGGCATCATCGGTGACCGAGCCCGCTGA
- a CDS encoding quinone oxidoreductase family protein, translating to MAKAVRLYETGGPQVLRYEDIDVGAPGPGEVRMRHVAVGLNYADTYFRNGTYPIPLPNGIGVEAAGIVQAVGAGVTSVAEGDRVTYTGFLNTLGAYSTERLIPAAALIKLPETISFETAAAMTMRGLTSAYLMRRIYPFTAGDSILLHAAAGGVGLIVTQWAKLLGLTVIGTVSTDAKAQIARDHGCDHVINYSHEDVASRVRELTAGVGVNVVFDSVGKDTFMSSLDSLKRRGLMVCVGTASGTIPPFDPQLLAMKGSLNLTRPALADFIADPAEKAALAGELFDLVGNGHIKIEINQHYALSDAVQAHRDLEARKTTGSSIFVI from the coding sequence ATGGCCAAAGCCGTACGCTTATACGAAACCGGCGGTCCGCAAGTGCTGCGCTACGAAGACATCGACGTCGGCGCGCCTGGCCCCGGCGAGGTACGCATGCGCCATGTGGCGGTGGGACTCAACTATGCCGACACCTACTTTCGCAACGGCACCTACCCTATCCCGCTGCCCAATGGCATCGGCGTCGAGGCCGCGGGCATCGTCCAGGCGGTCGGTGCGGGCGTCACCAGCGTCGCCGAAGGCGACCGTGTTACCTACACCGGCTTTCTCAATACACTGGGCGCCTACAGCACCGAACGCCTGATCCCCGCCGCCGCCCTGATCAAGCTGCCGGAGACGATCTCGTTCGAAACCGCCGCCGCCATGACGATGCGCGGCCTGACCTCCGCCTACCTGATGCGCCGTATCTACCCGTTCACCGCAGGCGACAGCATCCTGCTGCATGCCGCGGCGGGCGGTGTCGGCCTGATCGTTACGCAGTGGGCCAAGCTGCTGGGGCTGACCGTGATCGGTACGGTCTCGACCGACGCCAAGGCACAGATCGCCCGCGACCATGGCTGTGACCATGTGATCAACTACAGCCACGAGGATGTCGCCAGCCGTGTGCGCGAACTCACCGCTGGCGTCGGCGTCAATGTCGTCTTCGACAGTGTTGGCAAAGATACCTTCATGTCGTCGCTGGATTCCCTCAAGCGCCGTGGCCTGATGGTGTGCGTCGGCACCGCATCCGGCACCATCCCGCCGTTCGATCCCCAGCTCCTGGCCATGAAGGGTTCACTGAACCTGACCCGCCCGGCCCTGGCCGACTTCATCGCCGATCCCGCCGAGAAGGCGGCACTGGCCGGCGAGCTGTTCGATCTGGTCGGCAACGGCCACATCAAGATCGAGATCAATCAGCACTATGCGCTCAGCGATGCAGTTCAGGCCCACCGCGACCTGGAAGCACGCAAAACCACCGGCTCGTCGATCTTCGTTATCTGA
- a CDS encoding AraC family transcriptional regulator: protein MASLTRAGVLTNYIEVAQHLGLNPHTMLRRVGLNKALIEQPEQRIPTVAVVTLLEDSARESGCMTFGLRMAESRQLSDFGAISLLLMHQPTLRDAIRTTVQYRHLLNEALAIHVEEVDRKVIIREEVVTDSPMASRQAIELAIGVMYRLCGALLGTHWRPYSVNFTHEAPQDLQLHRRLFRCHLGFGAEFNGIVCTATELDEPNPLADPALARFAQHYLDSLASAQERSVALDVRKAVYLLLPMGRASIEQIAEALGMNVRTLQRRLQEHDETFSSLINSVRRELVMRYMENEHYSMSQIADLLGYSMPSSFTRWFAAQFGVAPARWRASQATRNRR, encoded by the coding sequence ATGGCGTCACTGACACGGGCTGGTGTGCTCACCAATTACATTGAGGTCGCGCAGCACCTGGGCCTTAATCCCCACACGATGCTGCGCCGGGTGGGTCTTAACAAAGCGCTGATCGAGCAGCCGGAGCAACGAATTCCCACCGTTGCGGTGGTGACGCTGCTGGAAGATTCGGCGCGGGAGAGCGGCTGCATGACCTTTGGTCTGCGCATGGCCGAGTCCCGTCAACTGTCGGATTTTGGCGCCATCAGCCTGCTGCTGATGCACCAGCCGACATTGCGCGATGCTATCAGGACCACGGTGCAGTACCGTCATTTGCTGAACGAGGCGCTGGCCATTCATGTGGAGGAGGTCGACAGGAAGGTCATCATTCGCGAGGAGGTGGTGACCGATTCGCCAATGGCATCAAGGCAGGCCATCGAGCTTGCGATCGGTGTCATGTATCGGCTCTGTGGCGCCCTGCTTGGAACTCACTGGCGTCCCTACAGTGTCAATTTTACCCACGAAGCGCCCCAGGACCTGCAACTGCACCGTCGTCTGTTTCGCTGTCATCTGGGATTTGGCGCCGAATTCAACGGTATCGTCTGCACGGCGACAGAACTGGACGAACCCAACCCCCTGGCGGATCCCGCTCTGGCCCGATTCGCGCAGCATTACCTTGATTCCCTGGCCAGTGCACAGGAGCGCTCGGTGGCACTGGATGTTCGTAAGGCCGTCTATCTGCTGCTGCCGATGGGGCGGGCCAGCATCGAGCAAATTGCCGAGGCCCTGGGCATGAACGTGCGTACGCTGCAGCGGCGGCTGCAAGAACACGATGAAACCTTTTCGAGTCTGATCAACAGCGTTCGCCGCGAGTTGGTGATGCGTTATATGGAAAATGAGCACTACTCGATGAGTCAGATCGCGGATCTGCTCGGCTACAGTATGCCGAGTTCCTTTACCCGCTGGTTCGCCGCGCAGTTTGGCGTGGCGCCGGCACGCTGGCGGGCGTCTCAGGCGACCCGCAATCGCCGGTAA
- a CDS encoding fatty acid--CoA ligase produces MNTRIIEPCAGAYQYPLLIKSLLLSGQRYAPQQQIVCGQSRYDYRQLNERIARLANVLTDAGIGPGDTVAVMDWDSHRYLEAYFAVPMIGAVLHHVNVRLSTDQIAYTMQHAEDRLVLVHDDFLPVVEALADQLPSVEGYIQLSDDAQVAGTSLKTLGEYEALLEAAGTHYDFPDFDENSVATTFYTTGTTGNPKGVFFSHRQLVLHTLNMATTLAAYEGVPLLRSEDVYMPMTPMFHVHAWGVPYVATMLGVKQVYPGRYEPNRLVKLYRDEGVTFSHGVPTVLQMVLNCDEARDTDLSRWKLLTGGAAPNEGLVRQMAERDIRVYTGYGMSETCPLLSLSYLRPEETELSVEQQVAMRMRTGMPIALVDLRLIDEEGQDVPADGVSVGEILVRTPWLTQGYCKEPEKGAELWSGGWLHTGDVASMQPDGVLQIRDRIKDVIKTGGEWISSLLLESLISQHPAVANVAVVGVPDERWDERPLALVVPVDGVSVDTDTLKQHLAQFVDTGQINKWAIPSEIRFVESIPMTSVGKINKKLIREQLTTQA; encoded by the coding sequence ATGAACACAAGAATAATCGAGCCCTGTGCCGGAGCCTATCAGTATCCGCTGTTGATTAAGAGCCTGCTGCTGTCCGGGCAGCGCTATGCGCCGCAGCAGCAGATTGTCTGCGGGCAGTCGCGCTATGACTATCGGCAGTTAAACGAGCGTATAGCCCGGCTGGCGAATGTATTGACCGACGCCGGCATCGGGCCCGGTGATACGGTGGCGGTGATGGACTGGGACAGTCATCGTTACCTTGAGGCCTATTTTGCGGTGCCGATGATCGGTGCCGTGCTGCACCATGTCAACGTGCGCCTGAGTACTGATCAGATTGCCTATACGATGCAGCACGCCGAGGACAGGCTGGTGCTGGTGCACGACGATTTTCTGCCGGTGGTCGAAGCGCTTGCGGACCAGTTGCCCAGTGTCGAAGGCTATATTCAACTCAGCGACGATGCACAGGTCGCTGGCACCTCGCTGAAGACGCTCGGCGAGTACGAGGCGCTGCTGGAGGCGGCCGGTACCCACTACGATTTTCCTGACTTCGACGAAAACTCGGTCGCCACCACTTTCTATACCACTGGTACTACCGGCAATCCCAAGGGCGTCTTTTTCAGTCACCGCCAGTTGGTGCTGCATACCCTGAACATGGCTACGACCCTGGCGGCCTACGAGGGCGTGCCGCTGCTGCGCTCAGAAGATGTCTATATGCCGATGACGCCGATGTTCCATGTCCATGCCTGGGGCGTGCCTTACGTCGCGACGATGCTGGGAGTGAAACAGGTGTACCCAGGTCGCTACGAGCCGAACCGGCTGGTGAAGTTGTATCGCGATGAAGGCGTGACCTTCTCCCATGGCGTGCCGACCGTGCTGCAGATGGTGCTTAACTGCGACGAAGCCAGGGATACCGATCTCAGTCGCTGGAAGCTGCTGACCGGCGGCGCGGCACCGAACGAAGGCCTGGTGCGCCAGATGGCCGAGCGCGACATCCGGGTCTATACCGGCTATGGCATGTCCGAAACCTGCCCGCTGCTGAGTCTGAGCTATTTGCGGCCGGAAGAGACGGAACTATCGGTTGAACAGCAAGTGGCGATGCGCATGCGCACCGGCATGCCGATCGCGCTGGTGGACCTGCGCCTGATCGACGAAGAGGGACAGGATGTGCCCGCCGATGGCGTAAGTGTGGGCGAAATCCTGGTGCGCACGCCCTGGCTTACCCAGGGGTATTGCAAGGAGCCGGAGAAGGGCGCCGAACTCTGGAGCGGCGGCTGGCTGCACACCGGCGATGTTGCCTCGATGCAGCCGGACGGGGTGCTGCAGATCCGCGACCGCATCAAGGACGTGATCAAGACCGGTGGAGAGTGGATTTCGTCGCTGCTGCTCGAAAGCCTGATCAGCCAGCACCCGGCGGTCGCCAATGTTGCCGTGGTCGGGGTGCCGGACGAGCGCTGGGACGAGCGCCCGCTGGCATTGGTGGTGCCGGTCGACGGGGTCAGTGTCGACACCGATACGCTGAAACAGCACCTGGCGCAGTTCGTCGACACTGGACAGATCAACAAGTGGGCGATCCCCAGCGAGATCCGCTTCGTTGAGTCGATTCCGATGACCAGTGTCGGCAAGATCAACAAGAAACTGATTCGTGAACAGCTCACAACGCAAGCGTGA
- the bktB gene encoding beta-ketothiolase BktB — protein MQKREVVVVSGARTAIGDFGGSLKDQAPSDLAGQLVAEVVRRAGIDADSVGQCVFGNVIHSEPADMYMGRVAALKGGLDESTASLTVNRLCGSGLQAIITAAQQIELGICDTAVAGGAESMSRAPYWLQTTRFGQRMGNGETIDAVSAALHCPMEKVHMGVTAENLAEKYGISRDDQDRLAVESHRCAQRAIEEGRFREQILPIELKSRKGSVLFDTDEHVRLNCELADMAKLKPVFKRDGTVTAGNASGLNDAAAAVLLMEREKAAAQGHEVLGRLVDYSVVGVKPKYMGIGPVPAIREILARQNLAVGDIDVYEVNEAFAAQALAVARELELPADRLNPNGSGVGLGHPIGATGAVIVVKALYELQRIQGRYAIVSLCIGGGQGIAALFERH, from the coding sequence GTGCAGAAACGTGAAGTAGTAGTGGTCAGCGGTGCTCGTACCGCCATCGGCGATTTCGGCGGAAGTCTGAAAGATCAGGCTCCCTCTGATCTGGCAGGCCAGTTGGTAGCCGAAGTCGTGCGCCGGGCAGGCATAGACGCTGACAGCGTCGGCCAATGCGTTTTCGGCAATGTGATTCATTCTGAGCCCGCCGACATGTACATGGGACGCGTGGCTGCGCTCAAGGGCGGTCTTGACGAATCGACGGCGTCCCTTACCGTCAACCGTCTTTGTGGCAGTGGCCTGCAGGCGATCATCACTGCCGCCCAGCAGATTGAACTCGGAATTTGCGATACCGCGGTTGCCGGTGGTGCCGAATCGATGAGCCGTGCGCCTTACTGGCTGCAAACCACGCGCTTTGGTCAGCGCATGGGGAATGGCGAAACCATTGATGCGGTGTCGGCCGCGCTGCATTGCCCGATGGAAAAGGTGCATATGGGTGTAACTGCGGAAAATCTGGCGGAAAAGTACGGCATAAGCCGTGACGACCAGGACCGCCTGGCTGTCGAGAGCCACCGTTGCGCCCAGCGGGCGATCGAGGAGGGGCGCTTCAGAGAACAGATTCTGCCGATTGAGCTGAAAAGCCGTAAGGGCTCGGTGCTGTTCGATACCGATGAGCATGTGCGCCTGAATTGTGAACTGGCAGATATGGCCAAGCTAAAACCGGTATTCAAGCGTGACGGTACCGTCACCGCCGGGAATGCCTCGGGGCTCAACGATGCGGCGGCGGCGGTGCTGCTGATGGAACGGGAAAAAGCGGCAGCCCAAGGGCATGAGGTGCTGGGCCGGCTGGTGGACTACAGTGTCGTCGGGGTCAAGCCGAAATACATGGGCATAGGCCCGGTGCCGGCAATCCGCGAGATCCTGGCGCGCCAGAACTTGGCCGTCGGTGATATAGACGTTTACGAAGTCAACGAAGCCTTCGCCGCTCAGGCGCTGGCCGTGGCGCGTGAACTGGAACTGCCGGCCGATCGCCTGAATCCAAACGGTAGTGGTGTCGGTCTGGGGCACCCGATCGGCGCCACCGGTGCCGTGATTGTGGTCAAGGCGCTATACGAACTCCAACGCATTCAGGGTCGCTATGCCATTGTCAGCCTCTGTATCGGCGGCGGCCAAGGGATCGCAGCGCTGTTCGAACGTCACTGA
- a CDS encoding IS110 family transposase — MDNFSKYIGLDTHKDTIAVAIAQAGRSKPVYYGEIPSTPGAVHTLIKRLSPEGEVLAFCYEAGPCGYGLYRQITRLGHQCDVVAPSLIPKRPGDRVKTDRRDAQSLSSLYRAGELTPVWVPDQAQEAIRDLTRAREDMKSVERHTRQRLGAFLLRHGKVYTTGKSRWTLAYFRWLESIKFAMPVQQIVFQEYVDAVKQAQQRVLGLEHEMNKALDGWHLAPVVEALMSLRGVKLITAMTVMAELGDITRFDSPRQLMMYLGLVPSEHSSGSGTRRGGITKAGNGHVRRVLIEASWCYRFMARKTAHLQRRAEKASELVQAIAWKAQKRLCGRYRHLLERGKLKVQVCTAIARELVGFIWAIANAVAGGRQLAA; from the coding sequence ATGGACAACTTTAGCAAATACATCGGGCTGGACACACACAAAGACACCATAGCGGTAGCCATTGCCCAGGCGGGCCGGAGCAAACCTGTGTATTACGGCGAAATTCCGAGCACCCCCGGAGCCGTCCATACATTGATCAAACGGCTCAGTCCGGAGGGTGAAGTGCTGGCCTTCTGCTACGAAGCAGGGCCCTGTGGGTACGGCCTCTATCGGCAGATTACCCGACTGGGTCATCAGTGTGACGTCGTGGCGCCTTCGTTGATACCCAAACGTCCCGGTGACCGGGTTAAAACCGACCGACGTGATGCTCAGTCGCTGTCCAGTTTGTATCGAGCAGGCGAACTGACTCCGGTCTGGGTGCCGGATCAGGCGCAGGAAGCAATCCGCGACCTGACCCGGGCCCGTGAGGATATGAAGTCAGTGGAGCGGCATACGCGTCAGCGGTTGGGGGCCTTCCTGTTGCGTCACGGCAAGGTATACACCACCGGAAAAAGCCGCTGGACGTTAGCGTATTTTCGCTGGCTGGAATCAATAAAATTTGCAATGCCCGTGCAACAGATTGTTTTCCAGGAATACGTCGATGCGGTCAAGCAGGCCCAACAACGCGTGCTCGGTTTGGAGCACGAGATGAACAAGGCGCTGGACGGCTGGCACTTGGCGCCGGTCGTGGAGGCATTGATGAGTCTGCGTGGCGTGAAGTTGATTACAGCCATGACCGTGATGGCGGAGTTGGGCGATATTACCCGGTTCGACTCACCACGACAGCTGATGATGTATCTGGGGCTGGTGCCCAGTGAGCACTCGAGTGGTTCAGGCACCCGGCGTGGCGGCATTACCAAGGCCGGTAACGGGCATGTTCGACGGGTCCTGATTGAGGCGAGCTGGTGCTATCGCTTCATGGCGCGCAAAACGGCCCATCTGCAGCGACGGGCTGAAAAGGCTTCCGAGTTAGTGCAGGCTATCGCTTGGAAGGCACAGAAACGCTTATGCGGGCGCTACCGGCATCTGTTGGAGCGAGGCAAGCTGAAGGTCCAGGTGTGTACAGCAATAGCCCGCGAGCTGGTCGGTTTTATCTGGGCGATTGCCAACGCAGTGGCAGGAGGCCGGCAATTGGCGGCCTGA
- a CDS encoding DUF932 domain-containing protein, with amino-acid sequence MQLASRFSYRSPVLRSNHPLSDDQIRTVAPSIFADTPHQSRSERYSYIPTAAVLTELRKEGFQPFMVCQTRVRKEDRRDYTKHMLRLRHASQINGTEANEIILLNSHDGTSSYQMLAGMFRFVCQNGLVCGDTFADVRVPHKGNVTDRVIEGAYEVLHGFEQVQDSRDAMRAITLDDGEAEVFARSALVLKYDEPGKAPPITENQILGPRRIDDHHADLWSTFNRVQENLVKGGLTGRSANGRRQRTRPVQGIDQNVRLNRALWLLADGLRKLKA; translated from the coding sequence ATGCAACTCGCATCCCGTTTCTCTTATCGCTCCCCGGTTCTGCGGTCGAATCATCCCCTGTCCGATGACCAGATTCGCACCGTCGCGCCCTCCATCTTCGCGGACACCCCGCACCAAAGCCGCTCCGAGCGGTACAGCTACATCCCCACGGCGGCTGTACTGACCGAACTGCGCAAGGAAGGCTTCCAGCCGTTCATGGTGTGCCAGACCCGCGTGCGCAAGGAGGACCGCCGCGACTACACCAAGCACATGCTGCGACTTCGCCATGCGAGCCAGATCAACGGCACCGAGGCGAACGAGATCATCCTGCTCAACTCGCACGATGGCACCAGCAGCTACCAGATGCTGGCGGGCATGTTCCGCTTTGTCTGCCAGAACGGCCTGGTGTGCGGCGACACCTTCGCCGACGTGCGCGTGCCTCACAAGGGCAACGTCACCGATCGCGTGATCGAGGGCGCCTACGAGGTGCTGCATGGGTTCGAGCAGGTACAGGACTCGCGCGACGCCATGCGTGCCATCACGCTGGACGACGGCGAGGCCGAGGTCTTCGCCAGATCGGCTCTGGTCCTCAAGTACGACGAACCTGGCAAGGCCCCGCCGATCACGGAAAACCAGATCCTGGGGCCTCGTCGCATCGACGACCATCATGCGGACTTGTGGTCCACGTTCAACAGGGTTCAGGAGAACCTCGTCAAAGGCGGCCTGACCGGCCGCAGTGCCAATGGCCGCCGACAGCGAACACGGCCTGTCCAGGGCATTGACCAGAACGTCCGGCTCAACCGGGCACTCTGGCTGCTCGCGGATGGCCTACGCAAGCTAAAAGCCTGA
- a CDS encoding STY4534 family ICE replication protein — MTTSNERSYFDLHITGLGYLNRIREVKPKKGDTFLACDIAALNGPSDDVSYVRFDIRVSGSEAQQLVRRCIQAVEDEKKVMIGFRLGDLWADTFTYSKGKRAGEQGVSLKARLLFINWIKVDGQQVYKAEPRAIETDGPSSPVPAQAATEATPEQDAPPAPAAETVVNAATQARVPDVAESF; from the coding sequence ATGACAACGTCCAACGAAAGATCCTACTTCGACCTGCATATCACCGGCCTCGGTTATCTGAACCGCATCCGCGAGGTCAAGCCCAAGAAAGGCGATACCTTCCTGGCCTGCGATATCGCGGCACTCAACGGTCCCAGCGACGATGTGTCCTATGTGCGTTTCGACATTCGTGTCTCGGGTTCTGAAGCGCAGCAGCTGGTGCGTCGCTGCATCCAGGCGGTCGAAGACGAGAAGAAGGTGATGATCGGCTTTCGCCTCGGCGATCTCTGGGCCGACACTTTCACCTACTCCAAGGGCAAGCGTGCCGGCGAACAGGGCGTGAGCCTCAAGGCCCGGCTGCTGTTCATCAACTGGATCAAGGTCGACGGGCAGCAGGTCTACAAGGCCGAGCCCCGCGCGATCGAGACCGATGGTCCGAGCTCACCGGTTCCGGCTCAAGCCGCAACTGAGGCAACGCCGGAGCAGGACGCACCGCCAGCCCCTGCGGCTGAAACTGTCGTCAACGCGGCCACGCAGGCGCGTGTACCGGACGTCGCCGAGTCGTTCTGA
- a CDS encoding DNA topoisomerase III produces MRLYLCEKPSQAKDIGRVLGATQRGNGCFKGPGIVVTWCIGHLVEAAPPEAYGEQYKRWSLEQLPIIPGRWRVEVKAKTATQFKVVKQLITQASELVIATDADREGELIARELIDLCGYRGPIQRLWLSALNDASIRQALTALRPSAETLPLYFSALARSRADWLVGMNLSRLFTLLGRQAGYDGVLSVGRVQTPTLRLVVDRDRDIAQFVSTPYWILDVTLTRSDQAFVAHWLAPETSADHKGRCLQQAIAQQAAQELGLAGAAKVVSVETERVTEGAPLPFDLGTLQEVCSRQLGLDVQETLDIAQSLYETHKATTYPRSDSGYLPESMLTEVPTVLDSLLKTDPVLRAVINQLDPTQRSRAWNDGKVTAHHGIIPTLEPVDLSRMSDRELAVYRLIRAHYLAQFLPHHAFDRTTATLSCGAQALQAVGKQVVEPGWRLVLDEPALDDVEDGSATRNQVLPPLQEGLSCQISGVALKACKTAPPRPFTQGELVKAMKTVARLVSDPRLKQTLKDSVGIGTEATRASIINGLLARGYLLKKGRAIRASEAAFTLIDTVPAAIADPGTTAVWEQALDMIEAGQITLETFIEKQSNWITQLVTQYRGTTLSIKVPEGPACPECGATMRQRCGKNGAFWSCNRYPDCKGTLPVASGTGKRRTKLKAAR; encoded by the coding sequence ATGCGACTGTACCTGTGCGAAAAGCCGTCCCAAGCCAAAGACATCGGGCGTGTTCTCGGTGCGACGCAGCGCGGCAATGGCTGCTTCAAGGGCCCAGGCATCGTCGTGACCTGGTGCATCGGGCATCTTGTCGAAGCCGCGCCACCGGAGGCCTACGGCGAGCAGTACAAACGCTGGTCCCTTGAGCAGTTGCCCATTATCCCCGGGCGCTGGCGCGTCGAAGTCAAGGCCAAGACCGCCACGCAATTCAAGGTCGTCAAACAACTGATCACCCAGGCCTCTGAGCTGGTGATCGCCACCGACGCCGACCGCGAGGGCGAGCTGATTGCCCGCGAGCTCATCGACCTGTGCGGTTACCGCGGTCCGATCCAGCGGTTGTGGCTGTCCGCACTGAACGATGCCTCGATTCGCCAGGCACTGACGGCTCTTCGGCCATCGGCCGAAACATTGCCACTGTATTTCTCGGCGCTCGCCCGCTCCCGCGCCGACTGGCTGGTCGGCATGAATCTGAGCCGTTTGTTTACCCTGCTGGGACGGCAAGCGGGCTATGACGGCGTACTGTCGGTGGGCCGGGTGCAGACGCCGACCTTGCGCCTGGTCGTCGACCGCGACCGCGACATTGCGCAGTTCGTCTCAACGCCCTACTGGATCCTCGATGTCACGCTCACCCGCAGCGACCAGGCCTTCGTCGCCCACTGGCTCGCGCCCGAAACCAGCGCCGATCACAAGGGCCGCTGCCTGCAGCAAGCGATTGCACAGCAGGCCGCTCAGGAGCTGGGTCTCGCTGGCGCTGCCAAGGTGGTCTCGGTCGAGACTGAACGGGTCACAGAAGGAGCTCCGCTACCGTTCGACCTGGGGACATTGCAGGAGGTCTGCTCCCGGCAGCTGGGCCTGGATGTGCAGGAGACGCTGGATATCGCCCAGTCGCTGTACGAGACGCACAAGGCCACGACCTATCCGCGCTCGGATTCGGGCTATCTGCCCGAGTCCATGCTGACCGAGGTGCCGACGGTACTCGACAGCCTGCTCAAGACGGATCCGGTGTTACGTGCCGTGATCAACCAGCTGGACCCGACCCAGCGCTCGCGGGCCTGGAACGATGGCAAGGTGACGGCTCACCACGGCATCATCCCGACGCTGGAGCCCGTCGATCTCTCGCGCATGAGCGACAGGGAACTGGCCGTCTACCGCCTGATCCGTGCCCACTACCTGGCGCAGTTTCTGCCACACCATGCCTTCGATCGCACCACCGCCACGCTCTCCTGCGGCGCTCAGGCACTTCAGGCCGTCGGCAAGCAGGTCGTGGAGCCGGGCTGGCGCCTCGTGCTCGACGAGCCCGCGCTGGACGACGTCGAAGATGGGTCGGCGACACGCAACCAGGTACTGCCGCCTCTGCAGGAGGGGCTGTCGTGCCAGATCAGCGGAGTCGCGCTGAAGGCGTGCAAGACAGCTCCCCCGCGGCCATTCACCCAGGGGGAACTCGTCAAGGCGATGAAGACTGTCGCCAGGCTGGTGTCCGATCCGCGGCTGAAGCAAACGCTCAAGGACAGCGTCGGTATCGGCACCGAAGCGACGCGGGCCAGCATCATCAATGGCCTGCTCGCCCGTGGCTACCTGCTGAAGAAAGGACGCGCCATCCGCGCCTCCGAGGCAGCATTTACGCTGATCGATACGGTACCGGCCGCCATCGCCGATCCCGGCACCACGGCGGTGTGGGAGCAGGCGCTGGACATGATCGAAGCCGGTCAGATCACTCTGGAGACGTTCATCGAGAAACAATCGAACTGGATCACACAGCTGGTGACGCAATACCGTGGTACGACCCTGTCCATCAAGGTGCCCGAAGGGCCCGCCTGCCCGGAATGCGGTGCGACGATGCGTCAACGCTGCGGCAAGAACGGCGCCTTCTGGTCCTGCAACCGCTACCCGGACTGCAAAGGCACGCTGCCGGTCGCATCCGGCACCGGCAAACGCCGCACTAAACTCAAGGCAGCCAGATAG
- a CDS encoding AzlD family protein gives MSIETAGLGTLIIVLAMVVVTLATRWGGVFVMAFVPISLRVKQFINAMSGSVLIALLAPMALEGDAGARLALLTTATTMLLLKKPLPAIAAGILAAALFRQF, from the coding sequence ATGAGCATTGAAACCGCGGGCCTTGGCACCCTGATCATCGTGCTCGCCATGGTAGTCGTGACGCTGGCAACCCGCTGGGGCGGCGTGTTCGTGATGGCGTTCGTACCCATCAGCTTGCGGGTGAAACAGTTCATCAACGCCATGTCCGGTTCCGTGTTGATCGCATTGCTGGCGCCGATGGCGCTGGAGGGGGATGCCGGCGCCCGACTGGCCCTGCTGACCACGGCAACCACCATGCTGCTGCTGAAGAAGCCACTGCCGGCCATTGCGGCGGGCATTCTGGCCGCGGCGTTGTTCCGGCAGTTTTGA